A window from Sceloporus undulatus isolate JIND9_A2432 ecotype Alabama chromosome 8, SceUnd_v1.1, whole genome shotgun sequence encodes these proteins:
- the LOC121914600 gene encoding noggin-2-like, translating to MKVSQALLIYSSLVVLWRPGIGQPYLRLRPSPSDNLPVKDIIEHPDPEYDPKEQDLDDRTLRKKLGSNFDPHFMSVVAPAPQVNLSISDPLHRLKGPLPNELKKLDLGETPYGTRLKMGKKARRKFLQWLWAYTYCPVLYTWKDLGIRFWPRYIKEGNCFAERSCSFPEGMYCKPVKSVTKTFLRWYCQGWSRQKYCTWIPVQYPVISECKCAC from the coding sequence ATGAAGGTCTCCCAGGCTCTCCTGATCTACTCTTCCTTAGTGGTCCTCTGGCGACCCGGCATTGGCCAACCCTACCTCCGGCTGCGGCCTTCCCCTAGCGACAACTTGCCAGTCAAGGACATCATTGAGCATCCGGACCCGGAGTATGACCCGAAGGAGCAAGACCTGGACGACAGGACTTTGAGGAAAAAGCTGGGGAGCAATTTCGACCCTCACTTCATGTCAGTGGTGGCCCCAGCCCCTCAGGTCAACCTCTCCATCTCCGACCCACTGCACAGGCTCAAGGGGCCTTTGCCCAACGAGCTCAAAAAGTTGGACCTTGGGGAGACCCCTTACGGGACCCGGCTCAAGATGGGCAAGAAGGCTCGGCGGAAGTTCTTGCAGTGGCTCTGGGCCTACACCTATTGCCCAGTGCTTTACACCTGGAAGGACCTGGGCATCCGGTTTTGGCCCCGCTACATTAAGGAAGGGAACTGCTTTGCTGAGAGGTCGTGCTCTTTCCCAGAAGGCATGTACTGTAAGCCGGTCAAGTCGGTCACCAAGACCTTCTTGAGGTGGTACTGCCAAGGATGGTCCAGGCAGAAGTATTGCACTTGGATCCCGGTGCAGTACCCGGTCATTTCTGAATGCAAATGCGCCTGCTAG